In Triticum aestivum cultivar Chinese Spring chromosome 5B, IWGSC CS RefSeq v2.1, whole genome shotgun sequence, the following proteins share a genomic window:
- the LOC123112111 gene encoding protein SRG1-like, translated as MVQDLASAGVEEPPSRYLVHEQDRHGDLVATDEMPEPIPLIDLSRLMDADEADKLRTALQTWGFFLATNHGIEDSLMDAMMTASREFFRQPSEEKQKCSSLVDDNGKHYQVEGYVSDRVVSEDHGLNWNDRLHRRVEPEDERNFAKWPSHPESFRDVLNEYASKSKKLRDIVLRSIAKLLEIDKDYFVNQISNKASGFARLYYYPPCPRPDLVLGLRPHSDGNLLTILFVDDDVGGLQVQRDVKWYNVPAKPHTLVINLGDCLEIMNNGIFRSPVHRVVTNTEKERLLLAMFYAVDEEIVLEPAPGLLDDERPARYRKMMTKDFMAGLFEHFR; from the exons ATGGTGCAAGACCTAGCTTCGGCCGGCGTCGAGGAGCCGCCGAGCCGGTACTTAGTGCACGAGCAAGACCGTCATGGCGACCTGGTGGCTACCGATGAAATGCCGGAGCCCATCCCTCTCATTGACCTTAGCCGGCTCATGGACGCCGACGAGGCTGACAAGCTCCGGACGGCTCTACAAACCTGGGGCTTCTTCCTG GCCACCAATCATGGGATCGAGGATTCTCTCATGGATGCAATGATGACCGCGTCAAGGGAGTTCTTCCGTCAACCGTCCGAAGAGAAGCAGAAATGCAGCAGCCTGGTGGACGACAACGGCAAACATTACCAGGTGGAAGGGTATGTCAGTGATAGAGTGGTTTCCGAGGATCATGGCCTGAACTGGAACGACCGGTTGCATCGGAGAGTGGAGCCGGAAGATGAGAGGAATTTCGCTAAGTGGCCCAGTCACCCGGAATCTTTCAG GGATGTGCTAAATGAGTACGCATCGAAATCCAAGAAACTAAGAGACATTGTCTTGCGATCAATAGCCAAGCTCTTGGAGATTGATAAGGATTACTTCGTCAACCAGATATCAAACAAGGCTTCTGGTTTTGCCAGACTCTACTACTACCCTCCATGTCCGAGGCCTGACCTAGTTTTGGGCCTCAGGCCTCACTCTGATGGAAATCTTCTTACTATCCTTTTTGTCGACG ACGATGTTGGTGGCTTGCAAGTTCAGAGAGATGTTAAATGGTACAATGTTCCAGCCAAGCCTCACACACTGGTGATCAACTTGGGAGACTGCCTGGAG ATAATGAACAACGGAATCTTTAGGAGCCCGGTTCACAGAGTGGTGACGAACACCGAGAAGGAGAGGCTTTTGCTTGCCATGTTCTATGCCGTGGATGAAGAAATAGTGCTGGAGCCAGCGCCCGGTTTGCTGGATGACGAGCGACCTGCAAGATATAGGAAAATGATGACAAAGGATTTCATGGCTGGGCTCTTTGAACATTTCCGTTAA